Proteins co-encoded in one Astyanax mexicanus isolate ESR-SI-001 chromosome 1, AstMex3_surface, whole genome shotgun sequence genomic window:
- the jdp2b gene encoding jun dimerization protein 2, which produces MMPTQMRDPVLQAGSLPSLSPLAGFPASTLTEQLRLVEMYSLRPSDTTIELLHPGKRPFSFLQSEVADEDERRKRRREKNKVAAARCRNKKKERTGYLQKESERLELLNGELKAQIESLKKEKQHLVHMLNQHRPTCIVRRDSVQTPEKEQNPLLQQLSPAH; this is translated from the exons ATGATGCCCACTCAGATGCGTGACCCCGTGTTGCAAGCTGGTTCTCTGCCCAGTTTGTCTCCCCTTGCTGGGTTTCCAGCCTCCACACTAACAGAGCAGCTCAGGCTTGTTGAGATGTACAGCCTCAGACCCTCAGATACTACCATAGAGCTTCTACACCCTGGCAAAAGACCCTTCAGTTTTCTGCAGAGTGAG GTGGCTGATGAAGatgagaggagaaagaggaggagagagaagaaCAAAGTTGCAGCGGCGCGCTGTcgaaacaagaagaaagaaagaacaggCTACCTTCAGAAA gagtcAGAGCGTCTTGAACTACTGAATGGGGAGCTGAAGGCGCAAATTGAGTCCCTGAAGAAGGAGAAGCAGCACCTCGTCCACATGCTCAACCAGCACAGACCCACCTGTATCGTCCGTAGAGACAGTGTCCAGACCCCCGAGAAGGAACAGAACCCACTACTCCAGCAGCTCTCTCCTGCCCACTGA
- the si:ch211-153j24.3 gene encoding protein c-Fos: MPKAVASSRAALCQESKTKSNAQGRGTDSSAADGPFVPTVTAITTAPDLKWMVLSTDISSVSPCSGAAKQRRAQKRAKASAAKTGHGGPAGRRKGQKEQLSPEEEERRKIRRERNKLAAAKCRNRRRELTDSLQAETDSLEEEKAALQAEITSLMKEKEQLELLLTAHQPHCKIPEEMQEEEEEDMSEEPEKHTLVLQDVRSPSPTTSLDKTPTSPLGLHEVPTGPQELEPTGPIILGDSDVLLCSSAELEPYIDAKEVPMENLGSKLGGMEDDNDDDMDLLVPDIDLSASLGLTEWETLYMTIGGSLDPLSTPTLSPGCSAGAVPVFDFPNLSTGGSEDGKVPKAKAGGDNSTLLAL, encoded by the exons ATGCCTAAAGCCGTGGCTTCGTCTCGTGCTGCCCTCTGCCAGGAGAGCAAAACGAAGAGTAATGCGCAG GGCCGAGGCACTGACAGCAGCGCAGCTGACGGCCCCTTTGTCCCCACGGTCACTGCCATAACCACGGCTCCGGATCTGAAGTGGATGGTCCTGTCCACTGACATTTCATCAGTCAGTCCCTGCAGCGGTGCTGCAAAGCAGAGGAGAGCGCAGAAAAGAGCCAAAGCGTCTGCGGCCAAAACAGGCCACGGGGGCCCTGCAGGCCGGAGGAAGGGACAGAAAGAGCAG TTGTCCCCAGAGgaggaagagagaagaaaaaTCCGCAGGGAAAGAAACAAACTGGCAGCAGCGAAGTGTCGAAACCGTCGCCGGGAACTCACAGACAGTCTGCAGGCG GAAACTGACAGTCTAGAGGAGGAGAAGGCGGCTCTGCAGGCTGAGATCACCAGCCTGATGAAGGAAAAAGAGCAGCTTGAGCTTCTGCTCACCGCCCACCAGCCCCATTGCAAAATCCCTGAAGAgatgcaggaggaggaggaggaggacatgtCCGAAGAGCCCGAAAAACACACCCTTGTGCTTCAGGACGTCCGGTCGCCTTCACCAACAACCAGCCTGGACAAGACCCCTACCTCTCCTCTCGGCCTTCATGAGGTTCCCACCGGGCCTCAGGAACTGGAACCCACTGGCCCTATCATACTGGGAGACTCTGACGTTCTCCTGTGCTCCAGTGCAGAGTTGGAACCCTACATAGATGCAAAGGAAGTTCCAATGGAGAATCTGGGCTCCAAGCTTGGTGGGATGGAAGATGACAACGATGACGACATGGACCTGCTGGTGCCTGACATTGACCTCAGTGCATCACTGGGCCTGACTGAGTGGGAGACCCTCTACATGACAATAGGGGGCAGTTTGGACCCTCTCAGTACTCCAACACTAAGCCCAGGCTGCAGTGCCGGAGCTGTGCCTGTGTTTGACTTTCCAAACCTGAGCACAGGAGGATCAGAGGATGGAAAAGTTCCTAAAGCCAAAGCAGGAGGAGATAACTCGACCCTGCTGGCTTTGTGA
- the fosab gene encoding v-fos FBJ murine osteosarcoma viral oncogene homolog Ab yields the protein MMFTTLEHDSSRCSSASPSAGSYGSPAGVYSSHSQDFTDLADSPSPFVPTVTAISSCPDLQWMVQSVVSSVAPSTGRAHPYSPNSTNTSFSRAKMIKSVGNGAQSSSRRGRIEQLAPEEEEKRRLRRERNKMAAAKCRNRRRELTDTLQAETDQLEDEKSTLQNDIANLLKEKERLEFILAAHRPICKIPTEMDTAFPEPSISPAQPVSEIPPVTASSVTSRLTETMSSASSSVFSNPSTDLMTSTVKISDLDPSLEASLEFLAKSELDTVRSVPDVDLSSSLYAQDWEPLYTSANLDLEPLCTPVVTCTPACTTYTSSFVFSYPESEVFPVCGQLTRRASSGNDQSSDSLNSPTLLTL from the exons ATGATGTTTACCACTCTTGAGCACGACTCGTCCCGCTGCAGCAGCGCCTCTCCCAGCGCGGGGAGCTACGGGTCTCCGGCTGGAGTTTACAGCTCACACAGCCAG GATTTCACTGACCTGGCCGACTCACCATCTCCCTTCGTGCCCACGGTCACGGCCATCTCCTCCTGCCCTGACCTACAGTGGATGGTCCAGTCAGTGGTGTCCTCAGTGGCACCCTCCACCGGCAGAGCTCACCCTTACAGCCCAAACAGCACCAACACCTCCTTCTCCAGAGCCAAGATGATCAAATCGGTTGGAAATGGTGCTCAGAGCTCCAGCAGGAGGGGCAGAATTGAGCAG CTTgctccagaagaagaagaaaaaaggcgTCTTCGCCGTGAGCGGAACAAGATGGCTGCAGCCAAATGCCGCAACAGAAGACGTGAACTCACTGACACCCTCCAAGCT GAAACTGACCAGCTTGAGGACGAGAAGTCTACTCTGCAGAATGATATCGCCAACCTGTTGAAGGAAAAGGAGCGGCTCGAGTTCATCCTGGCCGCTCACAGGCCCATCTGTAAGATCCCAACTGAGATGGACACGGCCTTTCCCGAGCCTTCCATCTCCCCAGCTCAGCCTGTCTCTGAGATCCCTCCCGTCACCGCTTCCTCTGTTACTTCCAGGCTGACCGAGACGATGTCCTCAGCTTCCTCTTCAGTGTTCTCTAACCCTTCCACTGACCTCATGACCTCCACAGTGAAGATCTCTGACCTTGACCCATCCCTGGAGGCGTCCTTGGAGTTTCTGGCCAAGTCTGAGCTGGATACGGTGCGCTCTGTGCCTGATGTTGACCTGTCAAGCTCCCTGTACGCTCAAGACTGGGAACCCTTGTACACGTCGGCCAACCTGGACCTGGAGCCTCTGTGCACGCCAGTGGTCACCTGCACACCCGCCTGCACCACCTACACGTCTTCCTTCGTCTTCTCGTATCCAGAGAGCGAGGTCTTCCCCGTCTGTGGCCAGCTGACCCGCCGGGCCAGCAGTGGCAATGATCAGTCGTCCGATTCCCTCAACTCTCCAACCCTTCTTACTTTATGA